The following are encoded together in the Juglans microcarpa x Juglans regia isolate MS1-56 chromosome 2D, Jm3101_v1.0, whole genome shotgun sequence genome:
- the LOC121249268 gene encoding G-type lectin S-receptor-like serine/threonine-protein kinase LECRK3: MATILLLLLFLAIFTAEAQQAGQPVIRPGSLLTPTGTGGTNSSWLSHSGLYAFGFYKQGNGYAVGIFIAGIPQKTVATRPRSSIIPKLQQRHRCWIRATLFSMTLIIRQFGNEQVGLGEDVTPKSYTYAELEKVTNGFKEELGRGAFGIVYKGAIWNGKKIVAVKRLEKFLAEGEREFQTEVKVIGKTHHKNLVPLLGYCHDGLNRLLVYNFMSNGSLADILFKPSKQQPSWDRRIEIARNIAKGILYLHEECEPQIIHGDIKPHNILMDENGYAKLADFGLAKLLKPDQTKTYTDIRGTKGYVAPEWHRNLPVTVKVDVYSFGIVLLEIICCRRNADFDLPEEEALLEEWAYHCFECGELGKLLNDEVVDKKQLERMVKVALWCILDEPSLRPSMKKVLHMLEGTVDIPIPPSPTSFLTAL; encoded by the exons ATGGCAACCATcttgcttcttcttctcttcttagCAATTTTCACCGCAGAAGCTCAACAAGCTGGGCAACCCGTTATCAGGCCAGGTTCTTTGTTAACACCTACAGGCACCGGTGGTACCAACTCTTCATGGCTATCACATTCCGGTCTATATGCCTTTGGATTCTACAAGCAAGGCAACGGCTATGCTGTCGGGATTTTTATTGCCGGGATTCCACAGAAGACTGTG GCAACGAGACCACGATCTTCAATAATCCCGAAGCTGCAGCAGCGGCATCGATGCTGGATTCGGGCAACTTTGTTCTCTATGACTCTGATAATTCGACAATTTGGCAATGAACAAGTTGGCTTGGGTGAGGATGTTACTCCAAAATCATATACTTATGCAGAACTTGAGAAAGTGACTAATGGTTTCAAGGAAGAGCTCGGTAGAGGAGCTTTTGGGATTGTTTATAAAGGGGCAATATGGAATGGCAAGAAGATTGTGGCCGTCAAACGACTAGAAAAATTTTTGGCCGAGGGGGAAAGAGAGTTTCAGACGGAGGTGAAAGTTATTGGAAAAACACATCACAAAAACCTAGTCCCGTTACTCGGGTATTGCCATGATGGACTGAATAGGCTTTTGGTGTACAATTTCATGAGCAACGGTTCACTTGCAGATATACTCTTCAAGCCATCAAAACAACAACCTTCTTGGGATAGAAGAATTGAAATTGCTCGCAATATAGCAAAAGGAATTCTCTATCTCCATGAAGAATGTGAGCCACAAATCATTCACGGCGACATAAAACCACATAACATTCTCATGGATGAGAACGGGTATGCAAAACTCGCTGATTTCGGATTAGCGAAGTTGCTAAAACCAGACCAAACCAAAACATATACCGACATAAGAGGCACAAAGGGATATGTCGCACCAGAGTGGCATCGGAATCTGCCCGTGACAGTCAAAGTAGATGTGTATAGCTTTGGAATTGTGCTCTTGGAGATTATTTGTTGTCGAAGGAATGCGGACTTTGATCTTCCTGAGGAAGAAGCACTCCTTGAAGAATGGGCATACCATTGCTTTGAGTGTGGTGAGCTGGGCAAACTTTTGAATGATGAGGTGGTCGACAAGAAACAACTGGAAAGAATGGTTAAGGTAGCACTCTGGTGCATTCTAGATGAGCCCTCACTTCGTCCTTCCATGAAGAAGGTTCTACATATGTTGGAAGGGACTGTTGATATTCCAATCCCTCCCAGTCCGACATCTTTTCTCACTGCCCTCTAA